Proteins from a single region of Candidatus Parvarchaeota archaeon:
- a CDS encoding class I SAM-dependent methyltransferase: MTSSQLELLRPSTFIYKHSSGLQITSGLFSNKRANAFYKESPYGNTFSWKNMALMKKRSQKLRLFIDEHKHKITSPILEAGPCLHPLATPSDFPGSRIFYWEKDPYIIMALSAQFGKTINIVNIDFSSASVKQVQKLHKRRFEKLGLGQVSFGAIIASQVLNYIDYKKFLSLARALLNPGGLLFLNNGKNTGIYKLFSSKRPKTTLEIPTYLEAIGFEVVDWQIEQAYKKGKKGADGSFITLVARKI, from the coding sequence ATGACAAGCTCACAACTGGAATTACTAAGGCCAAGTACGTTCATATACAAGCACAGTAGCGGGCTACAAATCACAAGCGGACTGTTTTCAAACAAGCGTGCCAATGCGTTTTATAAGGAGAGCCCCTATGGGAATACCTTCAGCTGGAAGAACATGGCACTAATGAAGAAGCGCAGCCAAAAGCTTCGGTTATTTATCGACGAACACAAACACAAAATCACTTCGCCAATACTCGAAGCAGGCCCGTGCCTGCACCCTCTTGCAACACCTTCCGATTTCCCAGGCTCAAGGATTTTCTACTGGGAAAAAGACCCATACATCATTATGGCGCTATCCGCGCAGTTTGGAAAAACAATAAATATTGTCAACATTGACTTTTCATCTGCATCTGTAAAGCAGGTCCAAAAACTGCACAAGAGGCGATTTGAGAAGTTGGGTCTTGGCCAAGTCTCATTTGGTGCCATTATCGCCTCACAGGTGCTAAATTACATTGACTACAAAAAATTTCTTTCGCTTGCACGGGCTCTTCTCAACCCAGGCGGGCTTCTTTTTCTCAACAACGGGAAAAACACGGGCATTTACAAGCTGTTTTCATCCAAAAGGCCAAAAACCACACTTGAAATCCCTACTTACCTTGAGGCAATAGGGTTTGAGGTGGTGGATTGGCAAATCGAGCAGGCTTACAAAAAAGGAAAAAAAGGCGCAGACGGAAGCTTCATCACCCTTGTTGCAAGGAAAATTTGA
- the lysW gene encoding lysine biosynthesis protein LysW, giving the protein MTECIECAGNLTIGTQPMLGEIISCCDCGTKMEVRSVTPLKLESAPQVDEDWGE; this is encoded by the coding sequence ATGACCGAATGCATAGAATGTGCGGGAAACCTGACAATTGGAACGCAACCAATGCTTGGCGAAATCATATCATGCTGCGACTGCGGCACTAAAATGGAAGTAAGGTCCGTAACTCCACTCAAGCTTGAGTCTGCTCCGCAGGTTGACGAGGACTGGGGCGAGTAG
- the lysW gene encoding lysine biosynthesis protein LysW — protein MVECTECASQITLKEGTEVGEIITCPDCGTKLEVKSVSPPSLAKAPEVQEDWGE, from the coding sequence ATGGTCGAATGCACGGAATGCGCATCACAAATAACCCTAAAAGAGGGCACCGAGGTTGGGGAGATAATCACATGCCCCGATTGCGGAACAAAACTTGAGGTCAAATCCGTCTCTCCTCCAAGCCTTGCAAAGGCTCCGGAGGTGCAGGAGGACTGGGGCGAGTAA
- the lysX gene encoding lysine biosynthesis protein LysX: MELGMVYTIITAENKLLLEEGKKQGVEFARYNDSELLMPVTDVSVAKNKSALPEMVLQRSSSFTRTLYTTLFFEAAGSRVVNSLRTQQICGDKAYSSALLAKAGVATPRTFVSCSKESAMQAIDSLGYPCVIKPTIGSWARMVNRINDRDAAEAILESREVLGGPWQQIYYLQEHIDKPGRDIRAFVVGDEVIAAIYRISTEKSGWLTNTGRGGRAENCPVTGQMREIILRAVSIVDKGIYGVDLMESKEGGFVVHEINHTTEFRNSITPTGVNIPGKMIEWLKKEAKS, encoded by the coding sequence ATGGAACTTGGCATGGTTTATACAATAATCACGGCTGAAAACAAGCTTCTTCTTGAAGAAGGCAAAAAACAGGGCGTTGAGTTTGCCCGATACAATGATTCCGAGCTTTTAATGCCAGTCACTGATGTTAGTGTTGCCAAAAACAAAAGCGCCTTGCCTGAAATGGTCCTGCAAAGGTCAAGCTCTTTTACAAGGACTCTCTATACAACGCTTTTTTTTGAGGCGGCAGGAAGCAGGGTTGTCAATTCGCTACGCACACAGCAGATTTGCGGCGACAAGGCATATTCATCCGCACTGCTTGCAAAGGCGGGTGTTGCCACCCCAAGAACGTTTGTCTCCTGCTCAAAGGAATCTGCAATGCAGGCAATCGACTCACTTGGCTACCCTTGCGTCATCAAGCCAACAATTGGCTCTTGGGCAAGAATGGTGAATCGGATTAATGACCGTGATGCGGCTGAGGCAATACTTGAGTCCCGGGAGGTGCTTGGCGGCCCATGGCAGCAAATATACTACCTTCAGGAGCACATTGACAAGCCTGGCCGTGACATTCGCGCCTTTGTAGTCGGCGATGAAGTTATTGCGGCAATCTATCGCATCTCAACTGAAAAATCGGGCTGGCTGACCAATACGGGAAGGGGCGGCAGGGCTGAAAACTGCCCTGTCACAGGCCAGATGCGCGAGATAATACTGCGTGCAGTTTCGATTGTTGACAAGGGAATCTATGGTGTTGACTTGATGGAGTCAAAGGAAGGGGGTTTTGTCGTGCATGAGATAAACCACACAACCGAGTTTCGAAATTCCATCACGCCAACAGGCGTCAACATACCCGGCAAGATGATCGAGTGGCTAAAAAAAGAGGCGAAAAGCTAA